GTGACCAAAGGCACCACCATGAACAGCAAACCGTTGTACACCAGGCCGATGATCACCGCGACATCGTTGTATAACATCTCCACCGGGCCATCCGCCCAGCCCAATGCCTGCAACCAGGAACTGAACAGGCCGCTTTCCCTCAACAGAATCATCCAGCCATAGGTGCGCACCAGCTCACTGGCCCAGAAAGGGATCAGACAAGCCAGAAACAAAAACCCCTTTGCCCGTCCACGAGCCAGTTTGGCGATGTACCAGGCAATCGGGAAAGCGATGACCAGAGTCAGGAAAGTAGTAAAAAGCGACATGACTCCCGTTCGCACGAACGTTCGCCAATAATAGGATTCAGTGAAGAAATTCCGATATTGCTCCAGCCCCCAGGCCAGTGTGTCCCAGCTTTCGCGAACCTGGAGCGACACCCTCAGCATTTGCAGGTGCGGGACCAGAACCAACAACACGATCCAGAGCAGAAACGGCGTGAGCAGCAGCCATAGCGATAATCGGCTGGCGGAAGACCTCATGGCAACTCTGCCTCAAAAACCCGTGCCAGCATCGGGTCCCAGGCCAGTCGCAGCGACGCACTTTCATTGAGATTCGGCGCCGAACCGTCCTGCGGCAGGCGTGCGTATACCGCCTGCCCGCCGGCTTCGGCTTCCACGCGGCTG
This Marinobacter salinus DNA region includes the following protein-coding sequences:
- a CDS encoding ABC transporter permease; translation: MRSSASRLSLWLLLTPFLLWIVLLVLVPHLQMLRVSLQVRESWDTLAWGLEQYRNFFTESYYWRTFVRTGVMSLFTTFLTLVIAFPIAWYIAKLARGRAKGFLFLACLIPFWASELVRTYGWMILLRESGLFSSWLQALGWADGPVEMLYNDVAVIIGLVYNGLLFMVVPLVTTLDGMDENLVEAGYDLGGNHATVLREVVVPWAMPGIVSGCIVVFMLTLGSYLTPVLMGGKDSAWFTQQIFTQFITRFNWEQGAALGVLLLVLSSVIVWLGLKLTGQSLRKVMG